The following are encoded in a window of Plectropomus leopardus isolate mb chromosome 23, YSFRI_Pleo_2.0, whole genome shotgun sequence genomic DNA:
- the LOC121962215 gene encoding uncharacterized protein C17orf114-like has product MGVKMLQCFPFYRRCKERCKSRQCPPAAVPIEEMKPRLCSTTSSGSESEGAGSLSRGSQIYFSTKARLSFRHQLDSNINAVDATY; this is encoded by the exons ATGGGTGTGAAGatgctgcagtgttttcctTTCTACAGACGCTGTAAAGAGCGCTGCAAGAGCAGGCAATGCCCCCCTGCGGCAG TTCCCATTGAGGAGATGAAACCCCGACTGTGCTCCACGACATCCTCGGGCAGCGAAAGCGAAGGAGCTGGAAGCCTGAGTCGCGGTTCCCAGATATATTTCTCCACCAAGGCCCGCCTGTCGTTTAGACACCAGCTGGACAGCAACATCAACGCAGTGGACGCCACCTACTAA